The following is a genomic window from bacterium.
CCCAGGGGCTTCTGGCTCCCTGAATGCGGCTACCGGCCAGCCTGCCACTGGGTTTACCCTCTGACCCACCGTCGTCACCAGCCAGCCCGCTTCCGCCAGGGAGTCGAGGAATTTTTGGGAGAAAACGGCATCTCCTACTTTATCATCGATCAGGAACAGTTGAAGAAAAGCCCATCCAGCCAGGTTGCCAAAATTCCCTGGAGTACCTACTGTCTGCATAACAACAGCGGGATGCACACTCCCATGACCCTTTTTGTCCGCGATACCGGCCTTTCCGAACAGATCTGGAATTTTGAGATCGGCTATCCGGGAGATCGCGATTATCTCGAATTCCACAAAAAACAGGGAGGGAGCGGCAACCGGTACTGGAGGATTACCGACAAAAAACTCGATCTGGCCTATAAAGAGATTTACTTTCCTGAAGCTGCCAGGGACCTCGTCATGCGGCAGGCAGGCCACTATAAATGGTCCATCAAAAAGACCCTCAAGAGCCAGTTCTTACGAACCGCTCAGGCAGGATTAAAGGTATCGGCCTTCGATGCCGAGCTGTTCGGCCACTGGTGGTTCGAAGGGCCTGCCTGGCTCTATCAGTTGCTGAAGTGGATCCACCGCGATCCGGAAATGAATATCCTCACCTGTTCCGCATATCAAGCCAAATATGCTGCCTCCCAATCCCTTGAGCTGCCTGAATCTTCCTGGGGAAGGGACGCCAACAGCAGCACCTGGATCAATCCGGCCATTGAGTGGGTCTGGGAAAGGATCTACAGTGCGGAAAAGGATATGCGCGACCTTGCCAACCGCTTTCAGGGAGAGAAGGACCCTCTGGTACAGAGGATACTCCGCCAGTGCATCCGTGAGCTGCTCATCCTGCAATCTTCCGACTGGGAGTTCATGATCACCACCAACAGCACGAAAGATCATGGAGAGCGGCGGGTCGTGGAGCACCACGAGGATTTTAAACGACTCGTCCACCTTGCCCTTGTCTGGGAGCAGAACCGGACGATCGATGCCGAAAGCATGGCCTTTTTGCAGGAATGCGAGGACCGCGAGAATATCTTCGCTGATCCTGATCCTGGATGGTATCGGTGAAGAGGCAGGAGTCTTGTTTAATGAAATATTGCCAGAGCTCCAGCTCCAGGGTCGGACCAGGACATCGTATATTGAGCAAGTCCTGTCCGACAGGACACCAGTCCTGTTCTGCAAGACGGAGCCATAATGCCTTGTAATTTTTGGTAATGTCAAGGATATCAATCCTATTTCCCCTAGGCATTTTCCACTTTTCCAGGACAAATACCTGCCCGGATATGACTCCTCATCCTGCCTTTTGCCAGTCTGTGAACCTGTAAGAGTTTGAAATTTCAGCAATCGATGTTTTATTTTCCCCTTTGGCATAGTTTTTGATCTATAGCCTTATGAAGGTAAGAACTTATCACTGACCACTGATTTCAACAAAGGGTTTATCCTGATGAAATTGCTTTACTATGCAACATCGATAGAGGGAGCCGGTGAGCGGCTTCAGAAGATCATCGAAGCCCTGATTCCAGAGGAGAAACGAGAGGTTTACCGGACTATCGGCCACCTGTCTCACCGGCTTCGCCAGCCGATGATCAATCACTCCGTGGTTGTGCTTCTTGCTGCTACCAGGGAGGATCTTTCGGATATTCTTTCCATTCGTGACTTGTTCGGTGACCTGCGTCTGATTGTCATTCTCCCCGATCATGAAAGTAAAACCATTGCCATTGGGCATTCGTTGCGGCCGCGCTTTTTGAGTACCATCGATAGTGATTTTTCGGAGGTGGCCGCTGTTCTGGACAAAATATTTGAGCGGGAGCGTCAAGATTAATGCTCAGGTTACATCACTTCACGTATAGTACGGTTTTCAAAAGGTTTCGGCTCCGCCGCCATCTCTCCCGCTGTGGGACCCGGCTGTTGGAAGTCAGCCAGGGTCTGCTTATGCTGGCTTCTCGAAGTGAGCGGGAATTCCTCTCGCTGGGAGAGAGATTACAGGAGTTTTCCTCGACCTCCCGGCAGATATCCCGGCAGGTCAAGCTCTCTCTGCAAAAACTGAGCAGTACGGGGGATGATGCGATTTTGGTTAATATCCGGCATCTCCTTGAGCGAGCAATAACTACCTTGCGTGAGCAGAGTGAAAACATGGCCAGGTCAGTCCAGCATATGGAGCCGATTGGCGAAAGGCTCTATCAGGTGAGCAAGCTTCAGGATGATTTTCAGAAGATCTCCCGCATTCTGAGTATCCTGGGTACTTCCATCAAAATTGAAAGCAACCGGACTGACACAAAACAGGGTCAGGAGTTCATGATTCTCGGCGATGAGGTCGAACAGATATGGTCCCATATCAACCAGCATACTGAAAACATGCTCTCTCAGACTGCCCGATCTGCCAGACTGGTAAATTCGGCCCGCAAGCATATAAAAGACAGGTTAAGGATTTACCAGACATTGATTACCAAGGCACAGAAGTCCATCCTGTCAGCCCTGGCTGAGGTAGAGGAGATATTTCAGCTTTCTTCGGTGGCCATGAACGGATTGGCTGAATGTGCCCAGCAGATCTCACGGGAGATTGGAGAAATCGTTTTCTCCCTTCAATCTCATGATATCAGCCGTCAACAGATCGAGCATGTCCATGACGCCCTTGATGAAGCAGGGAACAGGCTGAAAAACCCCTCCAGCCCTGGGGCCACATCATTGCTGGCCTATTTACCCGCTGCCAGCCGTAACCTGCTCATCCAAAGGTCACAACTGGAAAATGTGAGCCTGGAAATGGATCAGGCAGGTACCAGAATC
Proteins encoded in this region:
- a CDS encoding 1,4-alpha-glucan branching protein domain-containing protein, translated to MSTEFCGTYVLILHSHIPYVLHHDRLNEEWLYEATAETYIPLLNVLYRLVREGVSPQITINISPVLAEQLSSPYFVKGFQNYCDWKIRFTQEDRKTFAGHDPHMLRLATLWHKFYYKTLRLFQDTYQGNIVQAFRHLQDEGHIEIITCGATHGYLPALGEDASINAQVRMARASYERLFGQSPRGFWLPECGYRPACHWVYPLTHRRHQPARFRQGVEEFLGENGISYFIIDQEQLKKSPSSQVAKIPWSTYCLHNNSGMHTPMTLFVRDTGLSEQIWNFEIGYPGDRDYLEFHKKQGGSGNRYWRITDKKLDLAYKEIYFPEAARDLVMRQAGHYKWSIKKTLKSQFLRTAQAGLKVSAFDAELFGHWWFEGPAWLYQLLKWIHRDPEMNILTCSAYQAKYAASQSLELPESSWGRDANSSTWINPAIEWVWERIYSAEKDMRDLANRFQGEKDPLVQRILRQCIRELLILQSSDWEFMITTNSTKDHGERRVVEHHEDFKRLVHLALVWEQNRTIDAESMAFLQECEDRENIFADPDPGWYR